A genomic stretch from Falco naumanni isolate bFalNau1 chromosome 4, bFalNau1.pat, whole genome shotgun sequence includes:
- the ICE1 gene encoding little elongation complex subunit 1 isoform X3: MIDGDRLLTEYQQKCTELQFAEREISALRCQVEQMLQKILPLEKCQEELGSLKAELEEKKSSLKIYRESQLEYVKIKEEIVNSDAVRKKLETKVKKLEEAATKHTQDFRQLKTEKKRLEKELKKAQGKLDGVLKEKFRKVKHAETQSSSQDLTADIDKGKIKLLLEELWMCIDSATGKRENQENYPVLASVQDKAWPEKRRLTVTEETVQIHQKIRKCDGKTLPWYSSLESAGKQNSVTAMQLQAGTEPFGGDCVENRTSEECLHGGEDKTVDVITQTDGAHSSSDLSDQEQKGLGGNVMDILNWARPLPALLSPVQLSPVTTQDILFGEITGSSDEEVDCGASAVEDILQDDQDQSCDVFSLDEECSKQSKSCEHGLDAEISHSLSWNEKNVHIGPKMSSKEERDAETKQAEVATLITNMETNKDCLENSDNIETEKRELTDATAHESEAIKEQKGDSEDTHSEEGCSSADFMLNSFKPQNQMEKCSEVEQTEENVILIRAVAYEKSHEKHGELTESKRDRLSRERETPRAVSVPQNVAHLPSEQCIMLQNEDSEEQSDVLIQNEVVENESKNVIQVTNMASDVGEDIEQVIIGEEITAAIEVKGLSAEANNERELSENVLSDFSSSKSFPEVKCPKELMMQHTGERIIIETEADAGAVEISAHSQSSELNRDNEEILEKQCVQTVKDEADRERKPETVKVSKHYLSVSAIEGIRNLLSMDDIDKSEGMERAALSAFPKEDEQLRTEDITITRPETTELAMKFNRESVLEIAEPSELRHSVENGELVDIKEEVYLKGKPHQEENVSNLLQGKSDLGSILVLPKMAGIIDTESSVAKCESSVLDLTEIKGEIKQPENLCSTLEHGLSKSQDLGVFESQTEFKVNPEHFGEESSELLKRVDTIESVLVAQAQYAKPLNQFLVTKNVKCDEIKGELNKQSKELLTETCSSSFNWEENVVKKNSSSEIICQPASEMDFNSDLAFSSQGDLELDSINAEETDSSVQLGIGLESTMPPDLNFSLQKVVSFAKTNFTEKDAFSCTWESKGDKNCVAGSAFNCSSESLEEGDEILSAEKDMYKELDCSERGYIHKNEVKILDEEEQPVDKGPQASVKSQILDADSCNKNISLLQKFDCQESGCRTSMWEVTTDPSRTGSPTARVESKELSSFEAAGKNAIKRSKNYFDMSEQSNESEEKDCSIQKVRCAKCSECVPVFRKELRASRRIAVGALETGAVVDGDDQVCELPSTTHPGDALAVSHLRADSVVDVDTHRETNSSPDTANELLSGVGEGDLASSKSECLLVTSENNEGAYNCTVDSNRAECINDGVENLLKTGTSKENPVMQNASKNRSPLCHKLTSFSKTSRLGIKTSKLNTGMLALGSSLEENYYEKLESNTEQSLLHDVDMQVTMSEEHNQTCTDCNRGENNTDVILDGSSTKTFFVKYFPNPDVSVVEGSCQTVRQPSEPQKPVFEKLCVLETESCVDVALKESNKLKRKKQEPSEILTVSTKTAAQVMHAKLSKRLFQGKRRIKTLKDKPTQPVLANADTSVPTKCSSETINKIRQEMGPPLPPLLLPLIATPPKACTVSPVMSSAGRASLLSPLEDLISPLRETPVPPLMSPLTDTPTVKSALLFSPPSPSEMAVGRRIHSSPLKFCTSIPKHALPVPGRLPLLAADSTAPGAPQENSVKILDTMYPELSARARTLNILKGNIQLNRCAFSDSQSLPGSVAQIGGFKEIASTSTAFVKTGSNLKSDSGKDQDKDMQNQQLFSSSSHQLEKRTLLPVSMPRSAKRLRLDSEPPKLEPSDIAAIGNTKNTTSEVQEAFHDKSCEISDSAQSSSVEASLPVKNAIDPDCQEVSLALKKIAESCFDLLPVIKGHMYAGNISKIPIMRDEEKEVVYEFGIKNKHLAESLLHAILNKLKAQKNATNYNFNQALCRVYTGICRQLGDMERARLFCYSLLKEDFPDAEKMILFITNIWSDIFVFQGAINKAMQLVVRQSASSEMLACMSAYLSWEQSSSLDAGIMVSNLLLEMQSCPKIEFQLSEQYGEDLSEDAWQYVFAVDLLCSHLKWDWTHDNVISKVLWPSMDKWIKKRKGHETAQSVPDSVIALTLRLIGRLGQIGLKEGCLAAVKNVSSVIGLFVQHAKDEGVPWGVQLAAVYSLCDLGASNPEGIVETIHAWRATVLNNIPSAVTSGIAEITCLCKMELN; the protein is encoded by the exons AAACTGTACAAATCCACCAAAAGATCAGGAAGTGTGATGGCAAAACGCTACCTTGGTATTCTTCACTGGAAagtgctggaaagcaaaatTCTGTAACAGCCATGCAACTTCAAGCAGGTACTGAGCCTTTTGGAGGTGACTGTGTTGAGAACAGGACTAGTGAAGAATGTCTGCACGGTGGTGAGGATAAAACTGTAGATGTGATAACACAGACAGATGGAGCACACAGCAGTTCAGACTTATCCGATCAGGAGCAGAAGGGCCTGGGTGGAAATGTGATGGATATTTTGAATTGGGCCAGGCCTctccctgctttgctttctccagtACAGCTTTCACCAGTAACTACACAG GATATATTGTTTGGAGAAATCACAGGTTCCAGTGATGAAGAAGTTGATTGCGGTGCTTCTGCAGTGGAGGATATTTTACAAGATGACCAAGATCAGAGTTGTGATGTGTTCAGCCTCGACGAGGAGTGCAGCAAACAGAGCAAATCATGTGAGCATGGCCTTGATGCAGAAATCTCACATAGCCTAAGTTGGAATGAAAAGAATGTTCATATTGGTCCAAAGATGTCAAGCAAGGAGGAGAGAGATgctgaaacaaagcaagctgAAGTTGCTACTTTAATTACAAACATGGAAACTAACAAAGATTGCTTGGAGAATTCTGATAATATAGAAACTGAGAAGAGAGAACTAACTGATGCAACAGCACATGAATCGGAAGCcatcaaagaacagaaaggagaTAGTGAGGACACGCACAGTGAAGAGGGTTGTTCTTCAGCTGATTTTATGTTAAACAGTTTCAAGCCTCAGAATCAGATGGAAAAATGTAGTGAAGTAGAGCAAACAGAGGAGAATGTAATCTTAATTAGAGCTGTTGCTTATGAAAAATCACATGAAAAACATGGTGAATTAACAGAATCAAAAAGAGATAGATTAtcaagagagagagaaactcCCAGGGCAGTTTCTGTTCCCCAAAATGTTGCTCATTTGCCATCTGAGCAATGTATTATGCTTCAAAATGAAGATTCTGAGGAGCAATCTGATGTGTTGATACAGAATGAAGTGGTTGAAAATGAATCAAAAAATGTAATCCAAGTGACTAACATGGCAAGTGATGTAGGGGAAGACATAGAACAAGTGATAATTGGAGAGGAAATAACAGCTGCAATAGAGGTGAAAGGACTCTCTGCAGAGGCAAATAACGAGAGAGAACTGTCTGAAAATGTATTGTCTGATTTCAGTAGTTCAAAATCCTTCCCTGAAGTGAAGTGTCCTAAAGAACTAATGATGCAGCACACTGGGGAGAGAATAATTATAGAGACTGAGGCAGACGCTGGAGCTGTTGAGATCTCTGCACACTCTCAGTCCTCTGAATTAAACCGTGACAATGAAGAGATACTGGAGAAACAATGTGTACAGACAGTAAAAGATGAAGCGGACAGAGAACGCAAACCAGAGACTGTTAAGGTTTCTAAGCATTACTTATCTGTATCTGCTATAGAAGGAATCAGAAATTTACTGAGTATGGATGATATAGACAAAAGTGAAGGTATGGAGAGGGCTGCTTTGTCAGCCTTTCCAAAGGAGGATGAACAGCTCAGAACGGAAGACATTACTATAACCAGACCCGAGACGACTGAACTAGCCATGAAATTTAACAGAGAAAGTGTTCTAGAAATAGCTGAACCATCAGAGCTACGCCATAGTGTAGAAAATGGAGAATTAGTAGATATAAAGGAGGAGGTATATTTAAAAGGCAAACCAcaccaggaagaaaatgttagtAATTTACTGCAGGGGAAATCAGACTTGGGAAGTATACTTGTGCTACCGAAGATGGCAGGCATTATTGATACAGAAAGCAGTGTAGCTAAGTGTGAATCCTCTGTGTTAGatttgacagaaataaaaggtgaaataaaacaaCCTGAAAACCTGTGTAGTACATTGGAACATGGGTTGTCCAAATCTCAAGACTTGGGAGTGTTTGAATCTCAGACTGAATTCAAAGTTAATCCAGAACATTTTGGAGAGGAAAGCAGTGAGCTGTTAAAAAGAGTGGATACCATTGAATCTGTCTTAGTAGCTCAGGCACAGTATGCAAAACCTCTGAATCAGTTCTTGGTAACTAAAAACGTTAAATGTGATGAAATAAAAGGGgaattaaataaacaaagtaAAGAATTGTTGACTGAGACTTGTTCCAGTTCGTTTAACTGGGAGGAGAATGttgtgaagaaaaatagcagTTCAGAGATCATCTGCCAGCCTGCTtcagaaatggattttaatAGTGACCtggctttttcttctcaagGGGACTTGGAGTTGGACTCTATAAATGCTGAAGAAACAGATTCTTCTGTGCAATTGGGAATTGGCTTGGAATCCACAATGCCTCCTGATCTAAATTTCAGTCTTCAGAAAGTTGTCAGTTTTGCTAAAACTAATTTCACGGAAAAGGATGCTTTTTCCTGTACATGGGAAAGCAAAGGGGACAAAAATTGTGTTGCAGGTAGTGCATTTAACTGTTCTTCAGAAAGCTTGGAAGAGGGTGATGAGATCCTGTCTGCTGAAAAAGACATGTACAAAGAACTGGACTGCTCTGAGAGGGGATACATACacaaaaatgaagtgaaaatttTAGATGAGGAGGAACAGCCAGTAGATAAAGGACCTCAGGCATCTGTTAAATCACAGATCCTGGATGCAGATTCTTGTAATAAGAATATTTCTCTTCTCCAAAAGTTTGATTGTCAAGAATCAGGATGCAGGACTTCTATGTGGGAGGTTACAACAGATCCTTCTAGAACTGGTTCGCCAACAGCCAGGGTAGAAAGCAAAGAACTGAGTAGTTTTGAGGCAGCTGGGAAAAATGCCATAAAAAGgtctaaaaattattttgatatgtCAGAGCAGAGCAATGAATCTGAAGAGAAAGACTGTTCTATACAAAAAGTTAGATGTGCAAAATGTTCTGAATGTGTTCCTGTGTTCAGAAAGGAACTGAGAGCTTCCAGGAGAATTGCAGTGGGTGCTCTGGAAACTGGTGCAGTTGTTGATGGTGATGACCAAGTATGTGAACTTCCTTCAACAACGCACCCAGGAGATGCCTTGGCAGTTAGCCATCTAAGAGCAGACTCTGTGGTGGATGTGGATACACACCGTGAAACTAATAGCTCTCCAGATACTGCAAATGAGTTATTGAGTGGTGTTGGGGAGGGAGACTTGGCCTCTTCGAAAAGTGAGTGTCTGTTAGTAACCTCTGAAAATAATGAGGGTGCTTACAATTGCACGGTAGACTCTAACAGAGCTGAATGCATCAATGATGGTGTGGAAAATCTGTTAAAAACTGGGACATCAAAAGAAAACCCTGTGATGcaaaatgcttcaaaaaataGATCGCCACTATGCCACAAGCTAACCAGTTTCTCAAAAACTAGCAGACTGGGTATAAAAACCAGTAAACTAAATACAGGAATGTTAGCACTTGGCAGTTccttagaagaaaattattatgaaaaacTTGAGTCAAATACGGAGCAGAGTCTACTACACGATGTTGATATGCAGGTCACCATGTCTGAAGAGCATAATCAGACTTGCACTGATTGCAATAGAGGAGAAAACAACACTGATGTTATCCTAGATGGTAGCagtacaaaaacattttttgtcaaGTATTTCCCAAATCCAGACGTATCCGTTGTAGAGGGCAGTTGTCAGACAGTTAGGCAGCCTTCTGAGCCACAAAAACCAGTATTTGAGAAGCTCTGTGTGTTGGAGACAGAGTCTTGTGTGGATGTTGCTCTCAAAGAGAGCAATAAATTGAAGCGCAAAAAGCAAGAACCATCTGAAATCTTGACTGTTTCCACCAAGACGGCTGCCCAGGTGATGCATGCCAAGCTATCCAAGAGGCTGTTTCAAGGTAAAAGAAGAATAAAGACTCTCAAAGATAAACCAACTCAGCCAGTTCTTGCAAATGCTGATACTTCTGTGCCAACAAAGTGCTCAAGTGAGACTATAAATAAAATCAGGCAAGAGATGGGTCCTCCTCTGCCCCCCTTGCTACTGCCTTTGATTGCTACTCCTCCAAAAGCATGTACCGTGTCCCCGGTGATGTCCTCTGCTGGTCGAGCCTCTTTGCTTTCCCCTCTTGAGGACCTGATATCCCCACTACGTGAAACTCCTGTTCCTCCTCTCATGTCTCCATTAACAGATACTCCAACAGTAAAAtctgctcttttattttctcctccctcaCCCTCAGAAATGGCAGTAGGTCGAAGGATTCACTCCTCACCTTTGAAGTTTTGTACTTCTATTCCAAAGCATGCCCTTCCTGTCCCAGGAAGATTACCTCTATTGGCAGCTGACAGTACTGCTCCAGGTGCTCCTCAGGAGAACTCTGTGAAAATTTTGGACACTATGTATCCTGAGCTGTCTGCCAGAGCAAGGACATTAAACATACTGAAAGGCAATATTCAGCTTAACCGATGTGCTTTTTCAGACAGCCAAAGTCTGCCAGGATCTGTGGCTCAGATCGGTGGGTTCAAAGAAATTGCGTCTACATCAACTGCTTTTGTGAAAACTGGGAGCAATTTAAAATCCGATAGTGGCAAAGATCAAGACAAAGATATGCAAAATCAGCAATTGTTTTCAAGCTCATCACATCAGCTTGAAAAACGGACCTTGTTGCCAGTGTCTATGCCAAGAAGTGCAAAGAGACTGAGGTTGGACAGTGAACCACCAAAGCTGGAGCCCAGTGATATTGCTGCTAttggaaatactaaaaatacaaCCTCTGAGGTGCAGGAGGCTTTCCATGACAAAAGCTGTGAAATTAGTGATTCAGCACAGAGTTCCAGTGTAGAAGCATCACTACCAGTAAAGAATGCTATTGATCCTGACTGCCAGGAAGTGTCTTTGGCATTGAAGAAGATTGCTGAATCCTGTTTTGACTTGTTACCAGTTATTAAAGGTCATATGTATGCTGGTAATATCTCAAAGATTCCAATAATGAGAGATGAAGAGAAAGAAGTTGTCTATGAATTTGGTATTAAAAACAAG CATTTAGCAGAGTCCTTGCTGCATGCTATTCTCAATAAACTCAAGGCTCAGAAGAATGCCACGAACTACAATTTCAATCAGGCTCTGTGTCGAGTCTATACGGGAATTTGTCGACAGCTGGGAGATATGGAAAGAGCCCGCCTTTTCTGCTATAGCCTACTTAAAGAAG actTTCCAGACGCCgaaaaaatgattttatttatcaCAAACATATGGTCTGACATATTTGTCTTCCAAGGTGCAATTAACAAAGCTATGCAATTAGTTGTCAGGCAGAGTGCAAGCAGCGAGATGCTGGCCTGTATGAGCGCTTATCTCAGCTGGGAACAG AGTTCCTCTTTAGATGCTGGTATTATGGTCTCAAACCTGCTTTTAGAAATGCAGTCATGTCCAAAAATAGAATTCCAGCTAAGTGAGCAATATGGAGAAGATCTGAGTGAAGATGCTTGGCAGTATGTATTTGCTGTTGATCTACTCTGCTCCCACCTGAAGTGGGACTGGACGCATGACAATGTTATAAG CAAAGTGCTTTGGCCATCCATGGATAAATggataaaaaagagaaaggggcATGAAACTGCTCAATCCGTTCCTGATAGTGTTATAGCATTGACACTCAGGCTAATTG gtcGATTGGGCCAAATAGGTTTGAAGGAAGGATGTCTTGCTGCAGTGAAGAATGTCAGTTCTGTAATTGGACTGTTTGTACAGCATGCAAAAGATGAAG GTGTTCCCTGGGGTGTGCAGCTGGCAGCCGTATATTCACTGTGTGACTTGGGTGCAAGCAATCCAGAAGGTATTGTTGAGACCATCCATGCTTGGAGAGCAACAGTTCTTAACAACATCCCTTCTGCTGTCACAAGTGGCATAGCTGAAATCACCTGTCTGTGTAAAATGGAGCTAAACTAA
- the HUS1 gene encoding checkpoint protein HUS1, whose amino-acid sequence MRFRAKIVDLACLNHFSRVVNTIAKLAKACTLRLTAGKLYFILSDKVANGGVGMWCELCQGNFFDEFQMEGVAPEHNEIYLEVVPENLSRALKTAQSAKAVKIKLTNKHCPCLRVAVELPSLSSSSRIVTHDIPVGVIPRRLWNDFREPSVPDFDVSIYLPVLKTMKTVVERMKNLSNSVVIEANLSGEMNLKIETDLVSVTTHFKDLGNPPWASVDECQDSAQDRDLESMAEARIDIRKLQQLLAGQQVNPTKALCNIVSKRIVHFILLHEDVSLQYFIPALA is encoded by the exons ATGCGATTCCGGGCTAAGATCGTGGATCTCGCCTGCCTCAACCACTTCAGCC GTGTCGTTAACACCATCGCCAAGTTAGCCAAGGCCTGCACCCTGCGCCTCACCGCCGGCAAGCTGTACTTCATCCTCTCCGATAAGGTCGCGAATGGCGGCGTCGGCATGTGGTGCGAGCTGTGCCAG GGGAATTTCTTCGATGAATTTCAGATGGAAGGTGTAGCTCCAGAACACAATGAAATCTATTTAGAGGTGGTGCCTGAGAACCTGTCGAGAGCATTAAAAACTGCCCAAAGTGCGAAGGCAGTGAAGATCAAGTTAACTAACAAACACTGTCCCTGTCTCAGAGTCGCTGTGGAATTA CCATCTTTATCAAGCAGCAGTAGGATTGTGACACATGACATTCCTGTGGGGGTTATTCCCAGAAGATTATGGAATGACTTCAGGGAGCCCAGTGTGCCAGACTTTGAT GTCAGTATTTACCTACCAGTGCTGAAAACAATGAAGACTGTTGTGGAGAGAATGAAGAATCTCAGCAATTCTGTT GTGATTGAAGCAAACTTGAGTGGAGAAATGAACTTGAAAATAGAAACTGACTTAGTATCTGtaacaacacattttaaagacttGGGAAATCCTCCCTGGG CATCAGTGGATGAATGTCAAGATTCTGCTCAAGACAGAGATCTGGAAAGCATGGCTGAAGCACGCATAGACAtcaggaagctgcagcagctgcttgctggaCAGCAGGTCAATCCCACAAAAGCATTGTGCA atATTGTAAGCAAAAGAATTGTCCACTTCATCTTGCTTCATGAGGATGTTtcactgcagtattttattcCAGCACTTGCCTGA